A genome region from Microbacterium terricola includes the following:
- the infC gene encoding translation initiation factor IF-3, producing MDCAPTSRHHPHEEEFRISDPRTNDRIRVPEVRLVGPNGEQVGVVRIEVALRLAQEADLDLVEVAPNSKPPVVKIMDYGKFKYEAAQKAKEARRNQANTILKEVRFRLKIEAHDYTTKLKRAEGFLQSGDKVKAMILFRGREQQRPEQGVRLLRKFAEDVAEFGTVESNPTIDGRNMVMVIAPHKNKSEVKTEQNAARAANKEAARAARGDSAAESDSVTTPAETATAE from the coding sequence GTGGATTGTGCTCCGACTTCTCGCCACCACCCGCACGAAGAGGAGTTCCGCATCAGCGATCCCCGCACCAACGACCGCATCCGTGTCCCCGAGGTCCGCCTCGTCGGTCCCAACGGAGAGCAGGTCGGCGTCGTCCGTATCGAGGTCGCCCTGCGTCTTGCGCAGGAGGCCGATCTGGACTTGGTCGAAGTTGCCCCGAATTCGAAGCCGCCCGTGGTCAAGATCATGGATTACGGCAAGTTCAAGTACGAGGCGGCCCAGAAGGCCAAGGAAGCCCGTCGCAATCAGGCCAACACCATCCTCAAAGAGGTCCGGTTCCGTCTGAAGATCGAGGCCCACGACTACACGACCAAGCTCAAGCGCGCGGAGGGCTTCCTCCAGTCGGGTGACAAGGTCAAGGCGATGATCCTGTTCCGCGGCCGCGAGCAGCAGCGCCCCGAGCAGGGTGTGCGCCTGCTCCGCAAGTTCGCCGAGGACGTCGCGGAGTTCGGCACCGTCGAGTCGAACCCCACGATCGACGGTCGCAACATGGTCATGGTGATCGCACCGCACAAGAACAAGTCCGAGGTCAAGACGGAGCAGAACGCGGCCCGCGCCGCGAACAAGGAGGCGGCCCGTGCCGCCCGCGGCGACAGCGCCGCCGAGTCCGACTCCGTCACCACCCCCGCCGAGACCGCGACCGCGGAGTAG
- the rpmI gene encoding 50S ribosomal protein L35 has translation MPKQKTHSGAKKRFKVTGSGKLMKQQAGMRHNLEGKSSRRTRRLNQEQVLAPGDAKQAKKLLGR, from the coding sequence ATGCCGAAGCAGAAGACCCACTCGGGTGCCAAGAAGCGATTCAAGGTCACCGGCAGCGGAAAGCTCATGAAGCAGCAGGCTGGCATGCGCCACAACCTCGAGGGCAAGTCCTCGCGTCGTACGCGCCGCCTCAACCAGGAGCAGGTCCTGGCTCCCGGTGACGCCAAGCAGGCCAAGAAGCTCCTCGGCCGCTGA
- the rplT gene encoding 50S ribosomal protein L20 — MARVKRAVNAHKKRRIILERASGYRGQRSRLYRKAKEQVTHSLVYAYRDRRKRKGDFRRLWIQRINAAARQNGITYNRFIQGLGLAGIQVDRRMLAELAVHEPATFASLVASAKQALPSDVNAPKQA, encoded by the coding sequence ATGGCTAGAGTCAAGCGGGCTGTCAACGCCCACAAGAAGCGTCGCATCATCCTCGAGCGCGCATCCGGCTACCGCGGGCAGCGCTCGCGCCTGTACCGCAAGGCGAAGGAGCAGGTCACCCACTCGCTCGTCTACGCGTACCGTGACCGTCGCAAGCGCAAGGGCGACTTCCGCCGTCTGTGGATCCAGCGCATCAACGCCGCTGCCCGCCAGAACGGCATCACCTACAACCGCTTCATCCAGGGTCTCGGCCTCGCCGGCATCCAGGTCGACCGTCGCATGCTCGCCGAGCTCGCTGTGCACGAGCCGGCCACCTTCGCGTCGCTCGTCGCCAGCGCCAAGCAGGCGCTGCCCAGCGACGTGAACGCGCCGAAGCAGGCGTAG
- a CDS encoding TrmH family RNA methyltransferase codes for MLENPRSPRVRAVAKLTKRSARQESGLFLLEGPQAAREALRYRPDTVLELFATPTAIERHDDIRAAADEAGIEVVFTAEAVLDAMADTVTPQGIVAVARQSPTALKDVFADDPRLIAICEEVRDPGNLGTIIRAADAAGADAVILTGRTVDLYNPKVVRATTGSLFHLPVVVGVELAAVVERAHAHGIRIIAADVGGDDFLASRALLAEPTAWLFGNEARGLEEETLAQADLALRLPIYGSAESLNLATAASVCLYETAFAQRS; via the coding sequence GTGCTCGAGAATCCGCGGTCCCCGCGTGTACGCGCCGTCGCGAAGCTGACCAAGCGCAGCGCTCGCCAGGAGAGCGGATTGTTCCTCCTCGAGGGGCCGCAGGCCGCCCGTGAGGCCCTGCGCTACCGGCCCGACACCGTGCTCGAGCTGTTCGCCACCCCCACCGCGATCGAGCGGCACGACGACATCCGCGCCGCCGCAGATGAGGCGGGGATCGAGGTCGTGTTCACCGCCGAGGCCGTGCTCGATGCCATGGCCGACACCGTCACGCCGCAGGGGATCGTCGCGGTCGCCCGTCAGTCGCCGACCGCGCTGAAGGACGTCTTCGCCGACGACCCGCGCCTCATCGCCATCTGCGAGGAGGTGCGCGATCCGGGCAACCTCGGCACGATCATCCGTGCCGCCGACGCGGCGGGCGCCGACGCCGTCATCCTCACCGGTCGCACCGTCGATCTATACAACCCGAAGGTCGTGCGCGCCACGACCGGATCGCTGTTCCACCTGCCTGTCGTCGTGGGCGTCGAGCTGGCCGCGGTCGTCGAGCGGGCGCATGCCCACGGCATCCGCATCATCGCGGCCGATGTCGGCGGCGACGACTTCCTGGCCAGCCGCGCGCTCCTCGCCGAGCCCACGGCCTGGCTCTTCGGCAACGAGGCGCGGGGCCTCGAAGAGGAGACGCTCGCCCAGGCCGACCTGGCGCTGCGCCTGCCGATCTACGGCAGCGCCGAGTCGCTCAATCTGGCCACGGCGGCCAGCGTCTGCCTGTACGAGACGGCGTTCGCCCAGCGCTCCTGA
- a CDS encoding amino acid ABC transporter ATP-binding protein codes for MTTGESGAAPTSNITVRRGDPLVVITDVQKHYGDFQALTDIDLTVNRGEVVVVIGPSGSGKSTLCRTINRLETITSGTITIDGEELPKEGKGLAALRADVGMVFQSFNLFAHLTILENVTLGPIKVRKMNKADAEREAKVLLDRVGVGHQASKLPAQLSGGQQQRVAIARALAMNPKVMLFDEPTSALDPEMINEVLDVMVGLAQDGMTMIVVTHEMGFARKAADRVVFMADGQILEDQMPDDFFTHPKTDRAKDFLSKLITH; via the coding sequence ATGACGACAGGGGAATCCGGCGCGGCGCCGACGTCGAACATCACGGTCCGCCGAGGTGATCCGCTCGTCGTGATCACGGACGTGCAGAAGCACTACGGCGACTTCCAAGCGCTCACCGACATCGACCTCACGGTCAATCGCGGCGAGGTGGTGGTCGTGATCGGTCCGTCCGGATCGGGTAAATCCACCCTCTGCCGCACGATCAACCGCCTCGAGACCATCACCAGCGGCACGATCACGATCGACGGCGAGGAACTGCCCAAGGAGGGCAAGGGGCTCGCCGCGCTGCGCGCGGACGTCGGGATGGTGTTCCAGTCGTTCAACCTCTTCGCGCACCTGACGATCCTCGAGAACGTGACGCTCGGGCCCATCAAGGTGCGCAAGATGAACAAGGCGGACGCCGAGCGTGAGGCGAAGGTCCTGCTGGATCGGGTCGGCGTCGGCCACCAGGCATCCAAACTGCCCGCCCAGCTCTCCGGCGGCCAGCAGCAGCGCGTCGCCATCGCCCGGGCGCTCGCCATGAACCCGAAGGTCATGCTCTTCGACGAGCCGACCTCGGCACTCGACCCCGAGATGATCAACGAGGTGCTCGATGTCATGGTCGGGCTCGCGCAGGACGGCATGACCATGATCGTCGTCACCCACGAGATGGGCTTCGCGCGCAAGGCAGCCGACCGGGTCGTCTTCATGGCGGACGGCCAGATCCTCGAAGACCAGATGCCCGACGACTTCTTCACCCACCCGAAGACCGATCGGGCGAAGGACTTCCTCTCGAAGCTCATCACCCACTGA
- a CDS encoding glutamate ABC transporter substrate-binding protein, whose translation MRKSRIISGIGLTAAALLALTACNSGTPGAEPGASEGTEDGAWFEVATDVTLEGSPTFDTISESGKVRVGVKEDQPGLGYLDQATGERSGFDVDIARWIAASLGYDEDAIEFTPIPSANREQAIVNGDIDYYVGTYSITDDRKELIDFAGPYFVTGQGLLVAADDEEITGPDTLDGKTVCSATGSTSIQRIKDEHPEAKTTEFDTYSQCVEQLKAGQVDAITTDQAILIGYAAQDPDNLKVVGDVFSEERYGVGIQKGDTALVDFVNTMFTDGGDIWSAIFEKNLGSSGIEVEQPAVD comes from the coding sequence ATGCGAAAGTCGCGAATCATCTCGGGCATCGGCCTCACAGCGGCCGCCCTGCTCGCACTGACAGCCTGCAACAGCGGGACGCCCGGCGCCGAGCCCGGCGCGTCCGAGGGCACGGAGGACGGCGCCTGGTTCGAGGTCGCCACCGATGTCACGCTCGAGGGCAGCCCGACGTTCGACACGATCTCGGAGAGCGGAAAGGTCCGCGTCGGCGTCAAGGAGGACCAGCCGGGGCTCGGCTACCTCGACCAGGCGACCGGTGAGCGGAGCGGCTTCGACGTCGACATCGCGCGGTGGATCGCCGCATCCCTCGGCTACGACGAGGACGCCATCGAATTCACGCCCATTCCGTCCGCCAACCGCGAGCAGGCGATCGTGAACGGCGACATCGACTACTACGTCGGCACCTACTCGATCACTGACGACCGCAAGGAGCTCATCGACTTCGCCGGTCCCTACTTCGTCACCGGTCAGGGCCTGCTGGTCGCCGCCGACGACGAGGAGATCACGGGTCCCGACACGCTCGACGGCAAGACCGTCTGCTCGGCGACGGGCTCCACCTCGATCCAGCGGATCAAGGACGAGCACCCCGAGGCCAAGACGACCGAGTTCGACACCTACTCGCAGTGCGTCGAGCAGCTGAAGGCCGGACAGGTCGACGCGATCACCACCGACCAGGCGATCCTGATCGGCTACGCCGCGCAGGACCCCGACAACCTCAAGGTCGTCGGCGACGTGTTCAGCGAGGAGCGCTACGGCGTCGGCATCCAGAAGGGCGACACGGCCCTCGTCGACTTCGTCAACACGATGTTCACGGACGGGGGAGACATCTGGTCTGCCATCTTCGAGAAGAACCTCGGCTCCTCGGGCATCGAGGTCGAGCAGCCGGCGGTCGACTAG
- a CDS encoding amino acid ABC transporter permease: MNVITDYPDLWLDALRGTVVLFFAGGLIAIVLGVIVGAMRVSPIPVARAIGTVYVNTIRNTPLTLIFFFFAFGIPLLVDFRVDFLVLAIWALGIYTATYVAETIRSGINTVPVGQAEAARALGLTFGQVMSTVVLPQASRSVIPPMMSVFIALLKNTTVATGFSVVNLGNIRADMSENGENQLVVLLWVMVVFVALVLLLAWLQRILENKWRVAR; the protein is encoded by the coding sequence GTGAACGTCATCACCGACTATCCCGATCTGTGGCTCGACGCCCTGCGCGGCACGGTCGTGCTGTTCTTCGCCGGCGGGCTGATCGCCATCGTCCTCGGCGTCATCGTGGGTGCCATGCGGGTGTCGCCCATCCCGGTGGCCCGCGCGATCGGCACGGTCTACGTGAACACGATCCGCAATACGCCGCTGACCCTGATCTTCTTCTTCTTCGCCTTCGGGATCCCGCTGCTCGTGGACTTCCGCGTCGACTTCCTGGTGCTCGCGATCTGGGCGCTCGGCATCTACACCGCCACCTATGTCGCCGAGACGATCCGATCGGGCATCAACACGGTGCCGGTCGGGCAGGCGGAGGCGGCGCGGGCGCTCGGCCTCACGTTCGGGCAGGTCATGTCCACCGTCGTGCTTCCGCAGGCGTCGCGATCGGTGATCCCGCCGATGATGAGCGTCTTCATCGCCCTTCTGAAGAACACCACGGTGGCGACCGGCTTCTCGGTCGTCAACCTCGGCAACATCCGCGCGGACATGAGCGAGAACGGTGAGAACCAGCTCGTCGTGCTCCTCTGGGTGATGGTCGTCTTCGTGGCTCTCGTGCTCCTGCTCGCCTGGCTGCAGCGAATCCTCGAGAACAAATGGAGGGTGGCCAGATGA
- a CDS encoding amino acid ABC transporter permease, with translation MTSVLYDVPGPRAMVRNRILGVVTVIVVAGLLAFVLWRFAVTGQFSAEKWQAFTYTLVWQNFGLATLRTLAAFASAAVGALILGFVLAIGRLSDHAWVRVPVTAIIEVFRAVPVLILMLLLYYGLPVVGIKVGTYYAVVIALIVYNGSVLAEVIRAGVESLPRGQREAGYAVGLRKSGVMRLILLPQAIRAMLPVIIAQLVVTLKDTALGFIITYPELLKYAKDLGSSATLGSPLIPAAMVAGAIYIALCLLLSLLASRVEAGIRRSPKVIAGGRGAPLQDGVTDTELIAAQRSAGKNDQGSAVG, from the coding sequence ATGACCTCCGTCCTGTACGACGTCCCCGGGCCGCGGGCGATGGTCCGCAACCGCATCCTCGGAGTGGTCACCGTCATCGTCGTGGCCGGACTGCTCGCGTTCGTGCTCTGGCGCTTCGCCGTGACGGGTCAGTTCTCGGCCGAGAAGTGGCAGGCGTTCACCTACACGCTGGTGTGGCAGAACTTCGGACTGGCGACGCTGCGCACGCTCGCCGCGTTCGCCTCTGCGGCCGTCGGAGCACTCATCCTGGGCTTCGTGCTGGCGATCGGGCGACTCTCCGATCACGCCTGGGTGCGGGTTCCGGTGACGGCGATCATCGAGGTCTTCCGCGCCGTGCCCGTCCTGATCCTCATGCTGCTGCTGTATTACGGGCTGCCCGTCGTTGGGATCAAGGTCGGCACGTACTACGCGGTCGTCATCGCGCTCATCGTCTACAACGGATCCGTGCTGGCAGAGGTGATCCGCGCCGGCGTCGAATCCCTGCCGCGCGGGCAGCGCGAGGCGGGCTACGCGGTCGGACTCCGCAAGAGCGGCGTGATGCGCCTGATCCTGCTGCCCCAGGCGATCAGGGCGATGCTGCCGGTGATCATCGCGCAGCTCGTCGTCACCCTGAAGGACACCGCCCTCGGCTTCATCATCACCTACCCCGAGCTGCTGAAGTACGCGAAGGACCTGGGCTCGTCGGCGACGCTCGGCTCGCCGCTCATCCCTGCGGCGATGGTCGCCGGTGCGATCTACATCGCGCTCTGCCTGCTGCTCTCGCTGCTCGCGAGCCGGGTCGAGGCAGGCATCCGCCGCTCGCCGAAGGTGATCGCCGGCGGACGCGGGGCGCCGCTGCAGGACGGCGTCACCGACACCGAGCTCATCGCCGCGCAGCGCAGTGCCGGCAAGAACGATCAGGGGAGCGCCGTCGGGTAG
- the pheS gene encoding phenylalanine--tRNA ligase subunit alpha encodes MSDAPEITPEAVDAAVQAALAAIGAAATTAELKAARSAHTAEASPLAQLNAQLRHVPNERKAEFGKLIGQARGRVTQALAARESELAAAETAATLEAERLDITALAARARTGARHPISLLQEQVADIFVGMGWEIAEGPELEHEWFNFDALNFDVDHPARQMQDTFFIDPVDRHLVMRTHTSPVQVRSMLERELPVYVLCPGRVYRTDEFDATHLPVFTQFEGLVIDKGITMAHLKGTLDHAARVLFGPEAKTRFRANFFPFTEPSAELDLWHPTFKGGARWIEWGGCGMINPNVLRAAGIDPEEYSGFAFGMGIERTLMFRSDVQDMRDMAEGDVRFSEQFGMVV; translated from the coding sequence GTGTCCGACGCACCCGAAATCACGCCCGAGGCGGTGGATGCCGCCGTGCAGGCGGCGCTCGCCGCGATCGGCGCCGCAGCGACCACGGCCGAGCTGAAGGCGGCACGCTCCGCCCACACCGCGGAGGCTTCGCCGCTCGCGCAGCTCAACGCGCAGCTGCGCCACGTGCCCAACGAGCGCAAGGCCGAGTTCGGCAAGCTGATCGGCCAGGCCCGCGGCCGGGTCACCCAGGCGCTCGCCGCGCGGGAGAGCGAGCTCGCCGCCGCAGAGACCGCGGCGACGCTCGAGGCCGAGCGGCTCGACATCACCGCGCTCGCCGCCCGTGCGCGCACCGGTGCCCGGCACCCGATCTCGCTCCTGCAGGAGCAGGTCGCCGACATCTTCGTCGGCATGGGGTGGGAGATCGCCGAGGGGCCGGAGCTCGAGCACGAGTGGTTCAACTTCGACGCCCTCAACTTCGACGTCGATCACCCTGCCCGTCAGATGCAGGACACCTTCTTCATCGACCCGGTCGACCGTCATCTCGTCATGCGGACCCACACGAGCCCCGTGCAGGTGCGATCCATGCTCGAGCGCGAGCTGCCGGTGTACGTGCTGTGCCCCGGGCGCGTGTACCGCACCGATGAGTTCGACGCGACGCACCTGCCGGTGTTCACGCAGTTCGAGGGCCTCGTGATCGACAAGGGCATCACGATGGCGCACCTCAAGGGCACACTCGACCACGCCGCCAGGGTGCTGTTCGGGCCGGAGGCCAAGACGCGCTTCCGCGCCAACTTCTTCCCCTTCACGGAGCCTTCCGCCGAGCTCGACCTGTGGCACCCCACCTTCAAGGGCGGCGCCCGCTGGATCGAATGGGGCGGCTGCGGCATGATCAACCCCAACGTGCTGCGCGCCGCGGGAATCGACCCCGAGGAGTACTCGGGCTTCGCGTTCGGAATGGGGATCGAGCGGACGCTGATGTTCCGCAGCGACGTGCAGGACATGCGCGACATGGCCGAGGGCGATGTGCGCTTCAGCGAGCAGTTCGGGATGGTGGTCTGA
- the pheT gene encoding phenylalanine--tRNA ligase subunit beta, with the protein MRVPLSWLREHVDLATDASPEDVLAALVRVGFEEEDVHRFDLSGPIVVGEVLEFVEEPQSNGKTIRWCQVDVGAEHGGVRGIVCGAGNFFPGDKVVVTLPGAVLPGPFPIAARKTYGHVSDGMIASARELGLGEEHNGILRLVELGIDAPVGTDAIALLGLDDVAVEINVTPDRGYALSIRGVAREYSHATGAAYRDPGDRPWGELQQPTSGFAVAVDDANPIRGRAGASEFVVRIVRDVDPTKPTPAWMIARLTLAGVRSLGILIDITNYVMLELGQPIHGYDLDRLAGGITVRRATPGESLETLDGKVRTLDPEDLLITDESGPIGLAGVMGGGTTEMTDATRNVLIEAATFDTVSIARTARRHKLPSEASRRFERGVDPLIPFVAARRVADLMVEYAGGTLDTETGGALFATVEQKAIALPKPFTAALIGVEYTEAEIVAALEMIGCEVEDGPGAPQWSVIPPSWRPDLTDKWTLAEEVARIEGYDRIPSLLPTPPSGRGLTSAQQGRRRVANALAAAGFVETPSFPFTTEDQNDLHGSASGAHLPSVTLANPLDGQAPSLRRSLVPALLQVAHRNAARGLTDLALFETGTVFLPAPGVRYGTSFVPPLAVRPSASALAALDASIPPQHRHVAVLLAGNAVPKQPGQPVVAAGLSDALAAVQTIAVAAGVAIDVAQGERAALHPGRTGVLSVAGTEVGYIGELLPAVAEAADLTGRVVVAELDLDLVLALAGEKVVAASLSGYPAATQDVSLVVRADVPAAAVRSALADGAGELLESLRLVDDYRGQGLPDGAKSLTFALRFRAPDRTLTAAEATEAKLAGVAVAAERFGATLRE; encoded by the coding sequence ATGCGCGTCCCGCTTTCGTGGCTGCGTGAGCACGTGGATCTTGCGACGGATGCGTCGCCCGAGGACGTCCTCGCGGCGCTCGTGCGCGTCGGCTTCGAAGAGGAGGACGTGCACCGCTTCGACCTGTCCGGCCCGATCGTCGTCGGCGAGGTGCTCGAGTTCGTCGAGGAGCCTCAGTCCAACGGCAAGACGATCCGCTGGTGCCAGGTCGATGTCGGCGCCGAGCACGGCGGCGTGCGAGGCATCGTCTGCGGCGCAGGAAACTTCTTCCCCGGCGACAAGGTCGTCGTGACCCTGCCGGGTGCGGTCCTCCCTGGACCCTTCCCGATCGCCGCTCGCAAGACCTACGGGCACGTGTCGGACGGCATGATCGCCTCGGCGCGCGAGCTCGGACTCGGCGAGGAGCACAACGGCATCCTGCGTCTGGTCGAGCTCGGCATCGACGCGCCCGTCGGGACCGACGCGATCGCCCTGCTCGGCCTCGACGACGTCGCGGTCGAGATCAACGTCACGCCCGACCGCGGGTACGCCCTGTCGATCCGCGGCGTCGCCCGCGAGTACTCGCACGCCACCGGAGCCGCGTACCGCGACCCGGGCGATCGGCCATGGGGAGAGCTGCAGCAGCCGACATCCGGATTCGCGGTCGCCGTCGACGACGCCAACCCGATCAGGGGACGCGCGGGCGCGTCGGAGTTCGTCGTCCGGATCGTCCGCGACGTCGATCCGACCAAGCCCACTCCCGCGTGGATGATCGCGCGGCTCACGCTCGCCGGCGTCCGCTCGCTCGGCATCCTGATCGACATCACGAACTACGTCATGCTCGAACTCGGGCAGCCCATCCACGGCTACGACCTCGACAGGCTCGCCGGCGGCATCACCGTGCGCCGCGCCACGCCGGGGGAGTCGCTCGAGACGCTCGACGGCAAGGTGCGCACCCTCGATCCCGAGGACCTGCTCATCACCGACGAGTCCGGCCCGATCGGCCTGGCCGGGGTCATGGGCGGCGGCACCACCGAGATGACCGACGCCACGCGCAACGTCCTCATCGAGGCGGCGACCTTCGACACCGTGTCGATCGCACGCACCGCCCGCAGGCACAAGCTGCCCAGCGAGGCCTCCCGCCGCTTCGAGCGGGGAGTCGACCCGCTCATCCCGTTCGTGGCCGCCCGTCGCGTCGCCGACCTCATGGTCGAGTACGCCGGCGGCACCCTCGACACCGAGACCGGCGGCGCCCTGTTCGCGACCGTCGAGCAGAAGGCCATCGCGCTGCCGAAGCCGTTCACCGCCGCCCTCATCGGCGTGGAGTACACCGAGGCCGAGATCGTCGCCGCGCTCGAGATGATCGGGTGCGAGGTCGAGGACGGGCCGGGGGCGCCGCAGTGGTCGGTCATCCCGCCGTCGTGGCGTCCGGACCTCACCGACAAGTGGACGCTCGCGGAGGAGGTCGCCCGCATCGAGGGGTACGACCGCATCCCGTCGCTGCTGCCCACTCCGCCGTCCGGGCGGGGACTGACGAGCGCCCAGCAGGGCCGCCGCCGCGTCGCCAACGCGCTCGCGGCCGCCGGCTTCGTCGAGACGCCGTCGTTCCCCTTCACGACCGAGGACCAGAACGACCTGCACGGCTCCGCGTCGGGCGCCCACCTGCCCAGCGTGACGCTGGCGAACCCGCTCGACGGCCAGGCGCCGTCGCTGCGTCGCTCGCTCGTCCCCGCCCTGCTGCAGGTCGCACACCGGAATGCGGCACGCGGCCTCACCGATCTCGCCCTGTTCGAGACCGGCACCGTGTTCCTGCCCGCGCCGGGTGTGCGGTACGGCACCTCGTTCGTCCCGCCGCTGGCCGTACGGCCGAGCGCGTCGGCTCTCGCCGCGCTCGACGCCTCCATCCCGCCGCAGCACCGTCACGTGGCCGTCCTGCTCGCCGGGAACGCCGTGCCGAAGCAGCCGGGGCAGCCGGTCGTGGCGGCCGGTCTCTCCGACGCGCTCGCGGCCGTCCAGACCATCGCCGTCGCCGCCGGCGTCGCCATCGATGTCGCGCAGGGCGAGCGCGCCGCGCTGCACCCCGGTCGGACGGGCGTGCTGTCGGTCGCCGGCACCGAGGTCGGCTACATCGGCGAGCTCCTTCCGGCGGTCGCCGAGGCCGCAGACCTGACCGGTCGCGTGGTCGTCGCCGAGCTCGACCTCGACCTGGTGCTCGCGCTCGCAGGGGAGAAGGTCGTGGCCGCATCGCTGTCGGGGTATCCCGCCGCGACGCAGGACGTGTCGCTCGTCGTGCGCGCCGACGTGCCGGCCGCAGCGGTGCGCAGCGCGCTCGCCGACGGCGCGGGTGAGCTGCTCGAATCGCTCCGCCTCGTCGACGACTACCGCGGTCAGGGCCTTCCCGATGGGGCCAAGAGCCTGACGTTCGCGCTGCGCTTCCGGGCTCCGGATCGCACGCTCACGGCGGCCGAGGCCACCGAGGCCAAGCTCGCGGGAGTGGCTGTCGCTGCCGAGCGGTTCGGCGCGACCCTGCGCGAGTAA
- a CDS encoding NAD-dependent epimerase/dehydratase family protein encodes MTRVLILGGTGWLSGLIARHWRDRGAAVTALARGARPAPEGVELVIADRDAPDAFDAVTTRDWDEVVDISSQPRHVAAAVAGLAGRTTHWTYISSVSAYAADDEPGAGEEAALAVPLGPGEDYDYSRAKAASETIVRTALEDRAAIVRPGLVVGPGDPTDRFGYWVGRFALAGDEPVLVPDAEGRYVQVIDVDDLAPFAVLLGAERSNLTANAVGLPMPFDEFVARARRIAGHTGRVVPASDAHLQSQGVAFWAGPRSLPLWLPADATGFARRANATYLAAGGRLRDLDETLTRTLADERARGLERERDDGLSRSDEVRLLAELV; translated from the coding sequence ATGACGCGCGTTCTGATCCTCGGCGGAACCGGTTGGCTCAGCGGGCTGATCGCGCGGCACTGGCGTGACCGCGGGGCTGCGGTCACCGCGCTCGCCCGGGGCGCGCGGCCGGCCCCGGAGGGGGTCGAGCTCGTGATCGCGGATCGCGACGCGCCCGACGCCTTTGACGCGGTGACCACGCGCGACTGGGACGAGGTCGTCGACATCTCCTCCCAGCCTCGACACGTGGCCGCCGCCGTGGCGGGGCTGGCCGGGCGCACGACGCACTGGACCTACATCTCCAGCGTGTCGGCGTACGCGGCGGATGACGAGCCGGGTGCGGGGGAGGAAGCCGCGCTCGCCGTGCCCCTCGGGCCGGGGGAGGACTACGACTACTCGCGGGCGAAGGCGGCGTCGGAGACCATCGTGCGCACCGCACTCGAGGACCGTGCGGCGATCGTCCGCCCGGGACTCGTGGTCGGCCCGGGTGACCCGACCGACCGGTTCGGCTACTGGGTCGGCCGATTCGCGCTCGCCGGGGACGAGCCGGTGCTCGTGCCTGACGCGGAGGGGCGATACGTGCAGGTGATCGACGTCGACGACCTGGCGCCATTCGCGGTGCTCCTGGGCGCCGAGCGATCGAATCTCACCGCCAATGCGGTGGGGCTCCCGATGCCGTTCGACGAGTTCGTCGCCCGCGCGCGCCGGATCGCCGGTCACACCGGGCGCGTGGTCCCCGCCTCCGACGCTCACCTGCAGTCACAGGGGGTCGCCTTCTGGGCGGGTCCGCGCTCGCTGCCGCTCTGGCTCCCGGCGGATGCCACCGGCTTCGCCCGCCGGGCCAACGCGACGTACCTCGCGGCCGGGGGGCGCCTGCGCGACCTCGATGAGACCCTGACTCGCACGCTCGCCGACGAGCGTGCGAGGGGTCTCGAGCGTGAGCGGGACGACGGTCTCTCCCGCTCCGACGAGGTGCGTCTGCTCGCCGAGCTGGTGTGA